Proteins encoded by one window of Sorex araneus isolate mSorAra2 chromosome 3, mSorAra2.pri, whole genome shotgun sequence:
- the LOC129403360 gene encoding high affinity copper uptake protein 1-like, whose product MDHSHHHSGMSTMGHPSTPAPPHQPPATSGPHSHGDGAHSMPTTFYFGYKNVELLFAGLLIDSALAMAVAFLAVFLLALAYEGLKRARESLLAQCSAPPRPDGTCPEETPRQQLLSAAHLLQTALHVLQLALSYLLMLTAMTYNAYLGLALLAGAGAGYWLFGGKKAEHVDSQNLPRNKAPLLDAFLLPLVD is encoded by the coding sequence ATGGACCACTCGCACCATCACTCCGGGATGAGCACCAtgggccaccccagcaccccggccCCTCCTCACCAGCCCCCGGCCACCTCGGGGCCCCACTCCCACGGCGACGGCGCACACTCGATGCCCACGACCTTCTACTTCGGCTACAAGAACGTGGAGCTGCTGTTTGCGGGGCTGCTGATCGACTCGGCTCTGGCCATGGCCGTGGCTTTCCTGGCTGTGTTTCTGCTGGCCCTGGCCTACGAGGGTCTCAAGAGAGCTCGAGAGAGTCTCCTCGCCCAGTGCTCGGCTCCCCCCAGACCAGACGGAACCTGCCCCGAGGAGACGCCCCGGCAGCAGCTGCTGAGCGCCGCTCACCTCCTGCAGACGGCGCTGCACGTGCTCCAGCTGGCCCTGAGCTACCTGCTGATGCTGACCGCCATGACCTACAACGCCTACCTCGGCCTGGCCTTGCTGGCGGGGGCTGGCGCCGGCTACTGGCTCTTTGGCGGGAAGAAGGCGGAGCACGTGGACTCCCAGAACCTTCCCAGGAACAAGGCTCCCCTCCTTGATGCCTTCCTTCTGCCTCTAGTTGACTAG
- the LOC129403359 gene encoding high affinity copper uptake protein 1-like: protein MDHSHHHSGMSTMGHPSAPAPPLHPLATSGPHSHGHSAHWMPIIFYFVYKKVELLFAWLLIYFAMATALAFLAVFLLALAYEGLKRARERLRTWCSAPPRPEGSCPEETPRQQLLSAAHLLQTALHGLQLALSYLLMLTAMTYNAYLALVLLARAGAGYWLFGGKKAEHVDSQNLPRNKAPLPDAYPVPPEDQRHQNLGETVVEITGLHTDCASADMDTVSLGSDVESRIGSW, encoded by the coding sequence ATGGACCACTCGCACCATCACTCCGGGATGAGCACCATGGGCCACCCcagtgccccggcccctcctctcCATCCGCTGGCCACCTCGGGGCCCCACTCCCACGGCCACAGCGCACACTGGATGCCCATAATCTTCTACTTCGTCTACAAGAAAGTGGAGCTGCTGTTTGCATGGCTGCTGATCTACTTTGCTATGGCCACGGCCCTGGCTTTCCTGGCTGTGTTTCTGCTGGCCCTGGCCTACGAGGGACTCAAGAGAGCTCGAGAGAGGCTCCGAACCTGGTGCTCGGCTCCCCCCAGACCAGAAGGAAGCTGCCCCGAGGAGACGCCCCGGCAGCAGCTGCTGAGCGCCGCTCACCTCCTGCAGACGGCACTGCACGGGCTCCAGCTGGCCCTGAGCTACCTGCTGATGCTGACCGCCATGACCTACAACGCCTACCTTGCCCTGGTCTTGCTGGCGAGGGCCGGCGCCGGCTACTGGCTCTTTGGCGGGAAGAAGGCGGAGCACGTGGACTCCCAGAACCTTCCCAGGAACAAGGCTCCCCTCCCTGACGCCTACCCTGTGCCTCCAGAGGACCAGCGACACCAGAACCTTGGTGAGACCGTGGTCGAGATCACCGGGCTCCACACGGACTGTGCCAGCGCAGACATGGATACTGTCAGCTTGGGCTCAGACGTGGAGAGCAGGATTGGTTCTTGGTAG
- the LOC129403361 gene encoding high affinity copper uptake protein 1-like: MDHSHHHSGMSTMGHPSTPAPPHQPPATSGPHSHGDGAHSMPTTFYFGYKNVELLFAGLLIDSALAMAVAFLAVFLLALAYEGLKRARESLLAQCSAFPRPDGTCPEETPRQQLLSAAHLLQTALHVLQLALSYLLMLTAMTYNAYLGLALLAGAGAGYWLFGGKKAEHVDSQNLPRNKAPLLDAFLLPLDD; this comes from the coding sequence ATGGACCACTCGCACCATCACTCCGGGATGAGCACCAtgggccaccccagcaccccggcccctccccaccagcccccgGCCACCTCGGGGCCCCACTCCCACGGCGACGGCGCACACTCGATGCCCACGACCTTCTACTTCGGCTACAAGAACGTGGAGCTGCTGTTTGCAGGGCTGCTGATCGACTCGGCTCTGGCCATGGCCGTGGCTTTCCTGGCTGTGTTTCTGCTGGCCCTGGCCTACGAGGGTCTCAAGAGAGCTCGCGAGAGTCTCCTCGCCCAGTGCTCGGCTTTCCCGAGACCAGATGGAACCTGCCCCGAGGAGACGCCCCGGCAGCAGCTGCTGAGCGCCGCTCACCTCCTGCAGACGGCCCTGCACGTGCTCCAGCTGGCCCTGAGCTACCTGCTGATGCTGACCGCCATGACCTACAACGCCTACCTCGGCCTGGCCTTGCTGGCGGGGGCCGGCGCCGGCTACTGGCTCTTTGGCGGGAAGAAGGCGGAGCACGTGGACTCCCAGAACCTTCCCAGGAACAAGGCTCCCCTCCTTGATGCCTTCCTTCTGCCTCTAGATGACTAG